One part of the Micrococcus sp. 2A genome encodes these proteins:
- a CDS encoding general stress protein gives MSFMMSSPAPGSGDTGLPRGELVATYSTYTEAREQVDRLAATDFPVSAVSIVGKDLRVVERVRGRLNYAQVALGAGVRGLMFGALIGAFLLLLDPSGGPLQILTSALLGLAVWLLFGVIGFALRKGRHGFASSQAVVPAGYDLVIAFEHAARARQELGLTARPAPAAPAPAAPAPITAAPDQAAPADHDAGAPAPSAPAGAPAAPAGLDRSYGVSLPPEEVARLIEARGGRPGPQPPAEGGSHRA, from the coding sequence ATGTCCTTCATGATGTCCAGCCCCGCCCCCGGATCCGGCGACACGGGCCTGCCCCGCGGAGAGCTCGTGGCCACCTACTCCACGTACACCGAGGCGCGCGAGCAGGTGGACCGGCTGGCCGCCACGGACTTCCCGGTCAGCGCCGTCTCCATCGTCGGCAAGGACCTGCGCGTGGTGGAGCGGGTGCGCGGCCGCCTCAACTACGCGCAGGTGGCGCTCGGGGCGGGCGTGCGGGGCCTGATGTTCGGCGCCCTGATCGGCGCGTTCCTCCTCCTGCTGGACCCGTCGGGAGGGCCGCTCCAGATCCTCACCTCGGCGCTGCTGGGCCTGGCCGTGTGGCTGCTGTTCGGGGTGATCGGGTTCGCGCTGCGCAAGGGCCGGCACGGCTTCGCCTCCTCGCAGGCCGTGGTGCCCGCCGGCTACGACCTCGTGATCGCCTTCGAGCACGCCGCGCGCGCCCGCCAGGAGCTCGGCCTCACCGCCCGCCCGGCCCCGGCGGCCCCCGCGCCGGCGGCTCCGGCCCCCATCACGGCGGCCCCGGACCAGGCCGCTCCCGCGGACCACGACGCCGGCGCGCCCGCTCCGTCGGCCCCGGCCGGCGCGCCCGCGGCCCCGGCCGGCCTCGATCGCTCCTACGGCGTGAGCCTGCCCCCCGAGGAGGTCGCGCGCCTCATCGAGGCACGCGGCGGCCGCCCCGGGCCGCAGCCTCCGGCCGAGGGCGGCTCCCACCGCGCCTGA
- a CDS encoding CBS domain-containing protein — protein MNSPKIFVARLLGLDVFDPLGDRLGRLRDVVVLDRGGVATPVATGLVIEVPGKKRVFVPMTRVTSMDSGQIITTGLINLRRFSRRGGEQTVAGDLFDRRVRLTDGSGEAVLEDIGLEQQRNGDWLVSDMYVLRPTGRGAFGRPRGEHLLLTWDEARWAGQAEPQGATSFVAAHEDLKAADLADMMHEMPEKRRVEVANELQDERLADVLQELPDDDQVQILSHLDIERAADVLEEMDPDDAADLLHELPDSQQELLLELMEPEDAEDVRRLLEYEEDTAGSVMTPVPVILPPEATVAEAMATIRQHEISPALASLVIVARPPLETPTGRFLGVVHFQRLLRYPPPEAIGNIMDKDLEPVSDLAPLAHVTRELATYNLTSIPVVNAQHRVVGAVSVDDVLDHILPDDWRAMDPDDHPAAAG, from the coding sequence GTGAACTCCCCCAAGATCTTCGTGGCCCGCCTGCTGGGCCTGGACGTGTTCGACCCGCTGGGCGACCGTCTGGGCCGGCTGCGCGACGTCGTGGTCCTGGACCGGGGCGGGGTCGCCACCCCCGTGGCCACCGGCCTGGTGATCGAGGTCCCCGGCAAGAAGCGCGTCTTCGTGCCCATGACCCGTGTGACCTCCATGGACTCGGGCCAGATCATCACCACGGGCCTCATCAACCTGCGCCGCTTCTCCCGCCGCGGCGGGGAGCAGACCGTCGCGGGCGACCTCTTCGACCGGCGCGTGCGCCTCACGGACGGCTCGGGCGAGGCCGTCCTCGAGGACATCGGGCTGGAGCAGCAGCGCAACGGCGACTGGCTCGTCTCGGACATGTACGTCCTGCGCCCCACGGGCCGCGGCGCCTTCGGCCGCCCGCGGGGAGAGCACCTGCTCCTCACGTGGGACGAGGCCCGCTGGGCCGGGCAGGCCGAGCCGCAGGGGGCCACGAGCTTCGTGGCCGCCCACGAGGACCTCAAGGCCGCGGACCTCGCGGACATGATGCACGAGATGCCGGAGAAGCGCCGCGTGGAGGTCGCCAACGAGCTCCAGGACGAGCGCCTCGCGGACGTCCTCCAGGAGCTGCCCGATGACGACCAGGTCCAGATCCTCTCCCACCTGGACATCGAGCGCGCCGCGGACGTCCTCGAGGAGATGGACCCCGACGACGCCGCGGACCTCCTCCACGAGCTGCCCGACTCCCAGCAGGAGCTGCTCCTGGAGCTCATGGAGCCCGAGGACGCCGAGGACGTGCGCCGCCTGCTCGAGTACGAGGAGGACACGGCGGGCTCCGTCATGACGCCCGTGCCCGTGATCCTCCCGCCCGAGGCGACCGTGGCCGAGGCCATGGCCACCATCCGGCAGCACGAGATCTCCCCCGCGCTCGCCTCCCTCGTGATCGTGGCCCGCCCGCCGCTGGAGACGCCCACGGGACGGTTCCTGGGCGTCGTGCACTTCCAGCGCCTGCTGCGGTACCCGCCGCCCGAGGCGATCGGCAACATCATGGACAAGGACCTCGAGCCGGTCTCCGACCTGGCCCCACTGGCCCACGTCACCCGCGAGCTGGCCACGTACAACCTGACGTCCATCCCCGTGGTCAACGCCCAGCACCGCGTGGTGGGCGCCGTGAGCGTGGACGACGTCCTCGACCACATCCTCC
- a CDS encoding pyruvate kinase yields the protein MTAHLVSELTDLRERLLDAEAEHAALIERVRERHRPSARNLVHYVALRGTDLRPLQDSLSEVGLSSLGRMEAGVLGHLDAVLRAVRALDGAPAAEPDDGAPSALTPAVGREILERNANALLGPMRQDRQTRVMVTMPSEAATDPELVRGMAAAGMDLARVNCAHDGEDAWAAMIDTLRGLGSDERPAPRVAMDLAGPKLRTGPLEPGPRVLKVKPSRDDGGQVLEPSRVWLGAAPDGAGEHPAGDGVVVPLQDPDVQVLAALEPGDEVDLKDARGSRRTLMVERVSGAGLLVSTVRTVYWETGMRVDTPHGSLTVGELPPLEQSMRVQVGEDVVLTRSMQARPAVAAPPYRIGCSLEQAFRDVSVGERVWIDDGRIGGEVTANDGEEITLTVTNAGPAGAKLKAEKGINFPDTALEIPALTAEDLSHIPFVASHADMVNMSFVRSAADVARLIEALEEQDAKDVDVTLKIETVAAFEQLPLMLLEAMRWNDVGVMVARGDLAVEAGFERMAELQEEILWLCEAAHVPAIWATQILESLAKKGLPSRAEITDAAMAQRAEAAMLNKGPYIEDAITSLGDILARMGAHTRKKGDMLRRLESWSL from the coding sequence ATGACCGCCCACCTCGTCTCCGAGCTCACCGACCTGCGGGAACGCCTCCTCGACGCCGAGGCCGAGCACGCCGCCCTCATCGAGCGTGTGCGCGAGCGCCACCGGCCCTCCGCCCGCAACCTCGTGCACTACGTGGCCCTGCGCGGCACGGACCTGCGCCCCCTCCAGGACTCGCTCAGCGAGGTGGGGCTCTCCTCCCTCGGGCGCATGGAGGCGGGGGTGCTCGGCCACCTGGACGCGGTGCTCCGCGCGGTCCGCGCGCTGGACGGCGCGCCTGCAGCCGAGCCCGACGACGGCGCGCCGTCCGCGCTCACCCCCGCCGTGGGGCGGGAGATCCTCGAGCGCAACGCGAACGCCCTGCTGGGCCCGATGCGCCAGGACCGGCAGACCCGCGTGATGGTCACCATGCCGAGCGAGGCCGCCACCGACCCGGAGCTGGTGCGCGGCATGGCGGCGGCGGGCATGGACCTGGCCCGCGTGAACTGCGCCCACGACGGGGAGGACGCGTGGGCCGCCATGATCGACACGCTGCGCGGCCTCGGCTCGGATGAGCGCCCCGCACCGCGCGTCGCGATGGACCTGGCCGGGCCCAAGCTGCGCACGGGCCCGCTCGAGCCGGGGCCGCGGGTGCTCAAGGTGAAGCCCTCGCGCGACGACGGCGGCCAGGTCCTGGAGCCGTCCCGGGTGTGGCTCGGCGCCGCTCCGGACGGGGCCGGGGAGCACCCGGCGGGGGACGGCGTCGTCGTGCCCCTGCAGGACCCGGACGTGCAGGTGCTGGCCGCCCTCGAGCCGGGCGACGAGGTGGACCTGAAGGACGCGCGCGGATCCCGCCGCACGCTGATGGTGGAGCGCGTGAGCGGCGCCGGACTGCTCGTGAGCACGGTCCGCACCGTGTACTGGGAGACCGGCATGCGGGTGGACACCCCGCACGGGTCCCTCACGGTCGGCGAGCTGCCCCCGCTCGAGCAGAGCATGCGGGTGCAGGTGGGCGAGGACGTGGTGCTCACCCGCTCGATGCAGGCGCGCCCCGCCGTCGCCGCCCCGCCCTACCGCATCGGCTGCTCCCTCGAGCAGGCCTTCCGGGACGTCTCCGTGGGCGAGCGGGTGTGGATCGACGACGGCCGGATCGGCGGCGAGGTGACCGCCAACGACGGCGAGGAGATCACCCTGACGGTCACGAACGCCGGGCCGGCGGGCGCCAAGCTGAAGGCCGAGAAGGGGATCAACTTCCCCGACACCGCCCTCGAGATCCCCGCGCTCACGGCGGAGGACCTCTCCCACATCCCGTTCGTGGCCTCCCACGCGGACATGGTCAACATGTCGTTCGTGCGCTCGGCCGCCGACGTCGCCCGCCTCATCGAGGCGCTCGAGGAGCAGGACGCGAAGGACGTGGACGTCACCCTCAAGATCGAGACGGTGGCCGCGTTCGAGCAGCTGCCGCTCATGCTCCTGGAGGCCATGCGGTGGAACGACGTGGGCGTGATGGTCGCCCGCGGCGACCTCGCGGTGGAGGCCGGATTCGAGCGCATGGCCGAGCTCCAGGAGGAGATCCTGTGGCTCTGCGAGGCCGCCCACGTGCCCGCGATCTGGGCCACGCAGATCCTCGAGTCGCTGGCCAAGAAGGGCCTGCCCTCGCGCGCCGAGATCACCGACGCCGCGATGGCCCAGCGCGCGGAGGCCGCGATGCTGAACAAGGGCCCCTACATCGAGGACGCGATCACCTCGCTGGGCGACATCCTCGCCCGCATGGGCGCTCACACCCGCAAGAAGGGGGACATGCTGCGGCGGCTGGAGTCCTGGAGCCTCTGA